A genomic segment from Dasypus novemcinctus isolate mDasNov1 chromosome X, mDasNov1.1.hap2, whole genome shotgun sequence encodes:
- the LOC101418806 gene encoding sialomucin core protein 24-like produces MRRGCSRQLSLELQHRGHDVGVLWSTVLGRHFAGRALCAGHGSDRQSHSSTIKPSLKSSTNKTLTFATTPTPATTRASSPALRTCKSYNNCLSCVNASIANTICFWIECKEDKSYCSPNSRISDCHVVNGTELCSAPTSFLLPTICTGKITTTLPSSTTASPTGRTSSTTNTTVTPTS; encoded by the coding sequence atgaGAAGAGGTTGTTCGCGGCAACTTTCGCTGGAGCTCCAGCACCGAGGACACGACGTCGGGGTTTTGTGGTCGACTGTTTTGGGCCGCCACTTCGCTGGCCGCGCTCTGTGTGCTGGCCATGGCTCAGATCGCCAGAGTCACTCGTCCACGATTAAACCCTCTTTAAAGTCCTCCACCAACAAAACTCTGACGTTCGCGACAACCCCCACTCCGGCCACTACTCGAGCCAGCTCTCCAGCACTACGAACCTGTAAAAGCTACAACAACTGCTTATCCTGTGTTAATGCTAGCATTGCTAATACTATTTGCTTCTGGATAGAATGTAAAGAAGATAAGAGCTACTGTTCACCTAATTCAAGAATTAGTGATTGCCATGTGGTGAATGGCACAGAACTCTGTTCTGCTCCTACATCCTTTCTGCTGCCAACCATTTGTACAGGTAAAATTACAACAACTTTGCCTTCCTCCACTACAGCTTCCCCCACAGGTCGTACATCAAGTACAACAAATACCACTGTGACTCCAACCTCATAA